The following are encoded in a window of Castanea sativa cultivar Marrone di Chiusa Pesio chromosome 5, ASM4071231v1 genomic DNA:
- the LOC142637405 gene encoding protein PLANT CADMIUM RESISTANCE 8: MGRVEATQDGEIPQLGEPIGSFTPKFQEQKNQAIGSPWSTGLFDCHEHQTNAIMTAFLPCVTFGQIAEVLDAGEMTCHLGSFIYLLMMPALCSQWIIGSKYRTKLRKKYDLVEAPYTDVISHIFCPCCSLCQEFRELKNRGLDPALGWNGILAKQEGRRHHDQTVAVPPPKQAMYT, translated from the exons ATGGGTAGGGTCGAAGCCACCCAGGATGGAGAAATACCCCAACTTGGTGAACCTATTGGTTCATTTACTCCTAAGTTTCAAGAACAGAAGAATCAGGCCATTGGAAGCCCCTGGAGCACCGGATTATTCGACTGTCATGAACACCAGACAAATG CCATTATGACAGCCTTTTTACCTTGTGTGACATTTGGGCAGATAGCAGAAGTCCTTGATGCTGGAGAAATGA CTTGTCATTTGGGGAGTTTCATTTACCTCTTGATGATGCCTGCCTTGTGCTCTCAATGGATAATCGGCTCAAAATATAGAACAAAGCTAAGGAAGAAGTATGATTTGGTAGAAGCTCCATATACAGATGTGATCTCTCACATCTTTTGTCCATGCTGTTCCCTTTGTCAGGAGTTCAGAGAGCTTAAAAACAGAGGACTTGATCCTGCTCTAG GATGGAATGGAATTCTTGCTAAACAAGAAGGAAGAAGGCATCATGATCAAACCGTAGCTGTTCCTCCTCCAAAGCAAGCCATGTATACCTAA
- the LOC142636287 gene encoding putative CoA ligase CCL8, whose amino-acid sequence MSVSLINKSFNYQLFRPPFTSSSLRLGTTLRCCLALSVRRIRSQACCCCCVSAPRSYSSSHSGTFMEVVKAVGRQGSAAPNSVAIRADQKSYSYIQIISSAMKISNLLNNSDIKTPCEAGKHENPSLSSDGMGKQRHLGGARIGIVAKPSAEFVAGILGTWFSGGVAVPLALSYPEAELLHVMNDSDISMVLSTNDHRELLQEVASKCAAEFSIIPPVPSTSSLKNAHDHSHPGEIDELGILHGSIENLSEDPALIIYTSGTTGKPKGVVHTHRSITAQVQTLTEAWEYTSADQFLHSLPLHHVHGLFNALLAPLYAGSTVEFMPKFSVRGIWQRWRESYPVDGTRAEDAITVFTGVPTMYTRLIQGYEAMDPELQVASASAARELRLMMCGSSALPLPVMQQWETITGHRLLERYGMTEFVMSISNPLKAMRKPGTVGKPFPGVQVKILTENENGDDTDGVGELCVKSPSLFKEYWKLPEVTKESFIDGGFFKTGDAGRVDEDGYYVILGRTSADIMKVGGYKLSALEIESAILEHPVVAECCVLGLPDKDYGEAVCAIIVPKADAKVKREEDLKPAISLEELCSWAKEKLAPYKLPTRLYLWDSLPRNAMGKVNKKELKKVLAAKQ is encoded by the exons ATGAGtgtttcattaataaataagtCTTTCAACTACCAGTTATTTAGGCCCccttttacttcttcttctttgcgtTTGGGAACTACTTTGCGTTGTTGTCTTGCTCTCTCTGTAAGGCGTATCAGGAGCCAagcttgttgttgttgttgtgtctCTGCACCTCGGTCTTACTCCT CGTCACATTCTGGGACATTTATGGAGGTGGTCAAAGCAGTTGGTCGGCAGGGGTCTGCTGCCCCCAATAGTGTTGCTATTAGAGCTGATCAGAAAAGTTATAGTTACATACAAATCATTTCGTCTGCAATGAAGATATCTAATTTGTTAAACAACAGTGACATAAAAACT CCTTGTGAAGCAGGGAAACATGAAAATCCTTCTCTTTCTAGTGATGGCATGGGTAAACAAAGACATCTTGGTGGAGCTCGAATAGGAATTGTGGCCAAACCTTCAGCTGAGTTTGTTGCTGGAATATTAGGGACTTGGTTTAGTGGAGGCGTTGCAGTTCCGCTAGCACTCAGCTACCCAGAGGCCGAGCTCTTACATGTGATGAATGATTCG GATATCTCCATGGTACTAAGTACCAACGATCATCGTGAGTTACTGCAAGAAGTTGCTTCAAAATGTGCTGCTGAGTTTTCTATTATTCCACCCGTtcccagcacttcttcactgaAAAATGCTCATGATCATTCACATCCTGGAGAAATAGATGAACTTGGAATTTTGCATGGGAGTATTGAGAACTTAA GTGAGGATCCGgcattaattatatatacaagTGGTACAACAGGTAAACCTAAAGGAGTTGTTCACACTCACAGAAGCATCACTGCACAG GTACAAACATTGACAGAAGCTTGGGAGTATACATCAGCTGATCAATTTTTGCATTCCTTACCATTACATC ACGTTCATGGCCTTTTTAATGCTTTGCTAGCCCCTCTCTATGCGGGTTCAACG GTTGAGTTTATGCCAAAATTTAGTGTAAGGGGAATCTGGCAGAGATGGCGTGAGTCATATCCAGTTGATGGGACTAGGGCTGAAGATGCTATAACTGTATTTACAGGA GTTCCAACTATGTATACTCGATTGATACAAGGTTATGAAGCAATGGATCCAGAGTTACAAGTTGCTTCTGCCTCAGCAGCAAGAGAGTTGCGACTTATG ATGTGTGGTTCTTCGGCACTCCCTCTACCTGTCATGCAACAATGGGAAACCATCACTGGGCATCGCCTTTTGGAACGATATGGCATGACTGAA TTTGTCATGTCAATATCAAATCCTTTAAAAGCTATGCGGAAGCCTGGGACTGTTGGGAAGCCATTTCCTGGTGTGCAG GTCAAGATTCTAACAGAGAACGAGAATGGAGATGATACAGATGGGGTGGGTGAACTTTGCGTTAAAAGCCCTTCATTGTTTAAGGAATACTGGAAACTTCCTGAG GTAACTAAGGAATCATTTATTGATGGTGGCTTCTTCAAGACTGGAGATGCTGGTAGAGTGGATGAAGATGGATATTACGTCATTCTGGGAC GTACAAGTGCTGATATTATGAAGGTCGGTGGATACAAATTATCTGCATTAGAAATTGAGTCAGCTATTTTGGAG CATCCTGTTGTTGCAGAATGTTGTGTGCTGGGCTTACCAGACAAGGATTATGGAGAAGCTGTTTGTGCAATTATTGTGCCTAAAGCAGATGCAAAGGTAAAACGGGAGGAAGATTTGAAGCCTGCAATAAGCTTGGAAGAACTCTGCTCTTGGGCTAAAGAAAAACTTGCACCTTACAAG CTACCAACCAGATTGTATCTATGGGACTCACTGCCCCGTAATGCTATGGGAAAG GTGAATAAAAAAGAGCTGAAGAAAGTGCTGGCTGCTAAACAATAA
- the LOC142637406 gene encoding cytochrome c-type biogenesis CcmH-like mitochondrial protein, with translation MESEDDVVKKTRTMEARARSISHNVRCTECGSQSIEDSQADIAILLRKLIRDEIQSGRTDKEIYKKLEDDFGETVLYAPKFDLQTAALWLSPLIVAGGAVGVWAFNKHRKQTNVHIMALNLVRGVSLTPKEKETMLDLLTPPPSEGTTRSWWRRWQGQ, from the exons ATGGAGAGTGAAGATGATGTAGTGAAGAAGACAAGGACGATGGAAGCCCGGGCAAGAAGCATCAGTCACAATGTCCGGTGCACTGAATGTGGAAGTCAATCCATTGAAGATTCGCAAGCGGATATTGCAATTCTTCTCAGGAAG TTAATTCGTGATGAGATTCAATCTGGGAGGACTGACAAAGAGATTTATAAAAAGCTTGAGGATGATTTTGGGGAGACAGTACTTTATGCCCCAAAGTTTGACCTGCAGACTGCAGCATTGTGGCTCTCACCG CTTATAGTTGCAGGTGGTGCTGTAGGAGTATGGGCTTTCAACAAGCACAGGAAACAGACTAACGTTCACATCATGGCTTTAAACCTTGTTAGAGGGGTTTCATTGACCCCAAAAGAGAAGGAAACAATGCTAGATCTCCTCACACCTCCTCCTTCAGAAGGAACTACTCGCTCCTGGTGGAGGAGATGGCAAGGTCAATGA